The Amblyomma americanum isolate KBUSLIRL-KWMA chromosome 2, ASM5285725v1, whole genome shotgun sequence genome contains the following window.
gctagtccagtcgtcgtgtgtgtgcctcgtctcttcgctgtggttcgtcttttgactggttttactcctgagcGGTGCATTGCATAGACCAAGTTTAGTTCGAATGAAATAGCACGCGGCTACGTGTTTTCAGAGTGAGGCTTGTAGAACTTTACGCTTTTTATTTTTGTCCGTACCCTAGCCCCAACCAAAGGTCCTTGAAAACGAAAATATCCCATTGCGTTAGGctaccaaataataataataataataataataataataataataataataataataataataataataataataataataataataataataataataattggtttttagggaaaggaaatggcgcagtatctgtctcatatatcgttggacacctgaaccgcgccgtaagggaacggataaaggagggagtgaaagaagaaaggaaggaagaggtgccgtagtggaggactccggaataccttcgaccacctggggatctttaacgtgcactgacatcgcacagcacacgggcgccttagcgtttttcctccataaaaacgcagccgccgcagtcgggttcgaacccgggaactccggatcagtagtcgagcaccctaatgatccggagttcccgggttcgaacccgaccgcggcggctgcgtttttatggaggaaaaaggctaccAAATGctgaacgcgtttttttttcaattcgttGTTTGGAGCGTGGAAAATAGCGTAGAGCTTGCATTTCACGCCGCGAACGTGCGGCGGCAGATGAGCGCTATGCAGTCTAATAGGCTCCTCGCTTTGATGGATGTGTTGGATGACTTTTCTTTCCTAACTACACTGCGTTATGTGTGAGGAacggggttttttttttgcaaagcaacTCTTGCTTCTTTTGCTGCAAGCCCGCGCCTGACAATATTCGTTAAATATGGAGGTCAGACGAGTGGAGCTTAGAAAACGACATGGCGACTTTTCTCTTCTTGGAATAGGTATTAGTCACTTGCTTCTAGGCTCTGCACAGAGCATGGGGAAGCGAGCTATTCGGCTCTTCGTACTGGGACTGAGCTTACTGCAACTCTTCAGTAAGTAACGCAAGTAAGTTCTGCTGGCTCTTCAGGAGAACTAGTAAAATGTCCGTGCACGTGATTTAACTTGCCGTGCTAAACGCTTATCGCTCGCCGCTGAATTTCTATTGTTAGCCAATTTTTaattcttgttttattttctatgAATCTTGTGTTCATTTTCAACGCATCGCTTTTAACTCCCGGCGTTAGTACATGACAAGGTAGAGCGCGACAatggcaaataataataataataataaatcaaaATAGCTCTGTGACTTCTCGGGTTTCACTGCCGGAAGCCACGACTATTATCTTCTGCGGTCTGCAAGAGCACAAGATTGTGCGTTTGGCGGTCGCAGCGCCATCGCTTGTACTCCTTCAGTGTCATTTGACATCAGCAGGTTCTACAGTTTAGCCACCAGTAATCCAAACAATATGGCCGTTCATCCCTGCCATTTTCACGAACGTGTGGTCATAGTAGTTCTCGTAGAAGAAATTCAAATCGCGGAAAATCGCAGACCCTTCAGTATGTGCGGGCTAATACGTATTTACATGAGAGCGAGCAGTCTTGAAGTGGGCGTGTCACATTAAGGATGGTCAGACGTCAGAATCGGATGCCAGCAAAAAAGGTGAGGGCTGATGAAAGTTCAGCGCGATATGATCACTGCAGCATTTTTTTGAAGATGTCGAACGAAGGCCATGATTCATTGCTCTGTTAAAGGGTAAAGAGAACCACAACAGGAACAGGACGTGGGAGTAGAGGCGGTAACTAGCAACTTTGGTTTATTGGAGCGAACGTGGTGCAGAAAAGTGTGCGCCTGCGCAAACCGTATCAACAGAGTAAGGTGAACGTCCATGGCAGAATTAAGGCAAAATGAACTTGAAagctaacaaaaacaaaagcaaaaggcGCAAAAGAAAAAGCGCGTACCACTGCATTCTGCCCAATTTTGAAAGCTGGTTTCATCATTAGGCAGGACATTGTGATACTGAAGGCACACACTTTGCAAAGAGGCAGAAACAGAGCTTAACTCAGCGTTTGTGCCTTTGGCTGCAGAATCTTCTTCGTAATTAAGtactaactagcccaacaagtAGGCCCTCTAGTTTCTTCATCTCAAGTAGGAAACAATGAGAAATGTTGAAGTAGCATCAAAACTAtataagaaagcaagaaaaacggtTTCATCAGCTGTCAATGCTGTGGTCGCAGCCTTTTTCGATGTGAAGTGTTCGATCGTGATTGAATACCTTGAAGCGTGACAAACCAAAATTAGGGCTCGGTATGTCGAAACACCCCACAAGCTCCATCGTAGATTGGACGTTAAGCGACCTGGAATAAAAGTCTCCTCGCAGCACGACAAAGCGTGCCCTCCCACTGCTAGCTTAAAAGTGAAGGAAAGTGACAAAACGTGGTGGGAAGTTCTTCCGCACTCACGTAAGAGTCCTGCCTAGATCATGGCTCCTTCGGGTTTTCATCTCGGGAATATAAGGGCCAGACGCGAAGACGTCAGTGTCGCAGGAGATGATCCGTGCACCAGTGTGTCTCTACCTCTGTAGGGCTGGAACGGAGTTCTCTTGCAGCGTTGACATTTGAACCTGCATATCGACAGGAAAGGCCTTTGCGAGGAAATTGAGACTATGTTGAAAAATTAGCAAGTATCTGCGAAAATTACCTTACGCAATCTGATTTTGAGTTTTGCTCTCTAAAGTCGGTAAGAATGGTTGCTCATTTCAACATGACTGTCGTATCACTGCAGAATCAATTTCGACCCTCCTATCCCTTTAAAGGGGAACAGACACAAAATTTGATATGATTTGTTTTATGGCCGAAAGGGTATGACTTCTAGCTAGCTTCAGTTGCAGGAATTGAATGGAACATaatatgattttgaatgttgCCCGAAGAGCCGCTGGCCATTTCCACCCGCATCGAGTGACGTGAAGCTGCAATTAACATAATTATTGTGACGTAACAGAACCCAGCGGTTGTTCACAGGACAAACAAGGGcttgccgacgacgacgacgtcaTCAGAAATGTGGTAGTTCAGGTTGGCCGGCCCACCGTGACGTCAATGTACACTTCAGCGCTGACGAAGACCGAGACCGAAACAAGCGGCACAAGCTAAAACAGAAGCTTTGGCGAGTCGGTATTTAATTGAgtagaaacagcgcgatgaaacggtGAAATGACACCTTGTGATACCTTGCAGGGATTGTGAGAGCAAAACATGCAGGCCATACTTCGCTGAAGTGAAAGTGATAAACAGACATAACAGACATAACAATAAGCTAACTCACTAATTTCTTTAACCTGCAGAAATCACACGGGTAAAGAAAGCACTTTTCAGCAGTCTCTCAGTTGCAATACAGCAGGTGAAGTAATGTTTTTAGCCACCACTAAATGACGTCGTTGTTGTCGCCATAAACAGTTGTTAAATATGTTTCTCCTTAGACTGTCGATATGTTATCTTCTGTCGACTAAATCCAAgaaaggagtaagccgggctagttggtacattctttgcatggaaacagcgcagcagacgggaccaagaaaggaagacacacacactgGCAGCGCTCGTCCTTGTGTGTCTTACTTCTTCACGTCTCAGATTACGCTGTTTGTACTTAATTAGTGGTCCAAAATCATTTGTAATCAATTATTCATACAGCGCACTTGTGTCTGACCCCATTTCAATGATCACTAGGCCAGCTGGCGTTTTTCATGAAAAGAAACGGACACCCAGTCACTTTGTGTCTGTACCCGTTTAATTTTACGAGCGCATGGATCTACTGTGATTGATCTGTTTTCAATTAGCGTTGAGTAGCGGATTTCTCTTCACAGTAGACAGCCGAACTAGGCGCCAATATTTTATCTGTGACCTCTAGGAAAGCAGTGACGGAGCACCTGTTTCACTGCAGGTTAGAAGGACTTGGTTGTGGGCCAGTTGGTAggtcgtgaggagcaaaaccgcaaaacaggacgggactgaggaaGGCGACAGCACAGGgtggtactgacaactgaacatttattgaagaACATTTATTTGTTTGGTTTTGCGCAGGCTAGGTGTGTCATCCTTGCTCGGTTTCCTTCCCTTCCACGTACCGATTGTTTTCGTCATGGCTGTCATTGAAATGTTTTCTCATGTTTCACCTTTTTACgcagattacacgcgcgactgatccttataagctctgaTGTTCTTCAAGAAATTTTCAGtcgtcagtaccgccctgtgttgtcgcctgcttCAGTCCCGTCTtcttttgcggttttgctcttcactgCAGGGGTGGGTAATTCAAGAACGTTTGCCACCAAGACGTGCGTAGCAACTCCAAGCATTGAGAGAATTCTTCGTGTTCACAGAAAGAAACCTCTACCAGGCCATTTATCATGCGGCTATTTAAATTCAACGAGATGTCTGTACCGTTTCGTAAAGCCCATAAGTTAAATGTAGCAAGTCTGTACCTCAGTTAAGACTACTGCCGTAATGTCCTTGCTAAGCGCAAACAGTTATGGGAATATGCGAAAGCTAAGTTAGATGATTTTGCGCACATTGTTAAACTTACCTTAATTATGACAAACTATTAATAGACGGGAATACTTTCACATAGAAATCACAATTGCATGAGGTGATGCGGCTCAGGCGGCCATGCTGTACTGCTTGAGTTCAGGCTTTTCGTAATATCGTTCTCCTTGCCTTAAATTGCAGAAACGTTAAAAGCAAAGCTGACGACGAATCTGGCTTGATGAGCTCTGTGGGCGCTGAAGTGAATTATGGCTGGACCCAACAATAAATGATGAAAATTGGGTTTTtgaaaattattattttttatgaaagtaaatggcgcagtaactgtgttATTTATCTTGATGGACGCCCGAAACACGGTGTAAGGGGAGGAAGAAGGAGGGAGtggaggaagaaaggaaggaagaggtgccgtggtggaggtctcaggaataatttcgaccacctggggatctttaacgtgcactcacatcgcacatcacacgggcgccttttgcgtttcgcctccaccgaaacgtgaccgccgcgggcgggaagcaacccgggtacaccggctcagtagccgagcgccctaaccactgagcccccgcggtggGTTAACATTAAATGATAGGGAAGTATTTCCGGTTTCGTTTAACGTTGCGCTCAAGGACTGAACGAGGCAAAGTAGTGGCGGTCCCATATATGTCAGAAACTGTCTTTAACGTGAAGAACTTTTTAGTGATAATATTTGGTGTCGAGCCACACAGTGCGAAAGCTGACTCGACACCAAACTGTCGTGTCAGTTACTGAGCGCAAGTTATAATGCGTGCCTTGTTATTAAAAAAGGACTAAAGCAAATATTCAATTTTCTTATTGTGGAGCACGCTTCGGTATTGAAGCATCTAGATGTTCTGTAAGCCCTTTCTCGGTCTATCACCGACAGTAGTGTCTTTTGTGCTCACTGGCtgagaagtgttttttttttctgctccctgTATTCGCAGCTGGACTGTTTGCAGAGAAATGCGAAAAGAAGTTCTTGCGAAGACTAGTAAGTACGTGGTGTTTGTGCGAACATAACTTTTTTGGCATTCTTAGACGCGTATCTCCACGTCATTCAAAAATAGAGCTTTCTTCGAGTTTCCGCAGAACATGTAAGCAAACTATTCATTTGTACTTACTATAGCATGAGCTGAAGCGCACTTAATCAGAGTCGCCTCGCCTCTCCGAAACTGCCTGTCCTTGCTTTAGAGCTGCAGTTCATATATGGTAAGCTCAGAATGGGAGACTGCGAGTAACTAGGAGTAGCGCTGCTCATCACACTAACAGAACTGTGACGGGTATTGCAAAAAGTGGCTCAATGTGAAGCTCGAATGACATAATATcacaggaaaaggtacagcgcaaaataTACAGGACTAAAGGTTTCGTTGGTtttacaggggtttaacgtcccaaagcaactcaggttatgagagacgccgtagtgaaggactccggagatttcgaccacgtggggttctttaacgtgcactgacatcgcacagcgcacgggcctctagaatttcgcctccatcgaaattcgaccgccgcggccgggatcgaacccgcgtctttcgggccggcagccgagcgccataattactcagccaccgcggcggcctgtacAGGGCTAAAGGAGCAGACAGACTAGCTCTGtattttgcgctgtaccttttcctgtgATATTTACCGACTAGCTCCATACCtcggcaccatgaaagctggcTCAATAACACTCACACTCACGGTCACTCGCACTCACATCCACCGACTCAAACTCGTCCACacacactcacaaccactcacaaCCACTCGGTCACACTCGCACTCATGGCAACTCGCACTCACTCGCACTCGCACTCACGTTCGCTCAGAACAACTCACAACCACTCCAACCCACTCATATGCACTCACACAGACTCCAACCCACTCatcactcatgtccactcactactcacattcactcacatccactcgctcttactcacactcacgtccactcacGCTCACATCCGCTCACTCTTACACTCGTGACAACCCGCACTCACATTCACTCACCCGCACTCACACTGATGCCCGCTCGcattcacaaccactcactcacactaaCACAAACGTGAGTGTCAGtgaggcgatatgagtgcactcatgagtTAGTGTGCCGACCTATTACTAGCTCAAATAAGTACCCTTTTGTGATAGAATATCTTTGCAGTAACTGACCGTAGAGCATTCCTGTTCGCATACTCATCTGCCCTCTCGCCACCTACACCCACACACCGCTACTCTTTCTTCGAGCTCTTGGCTAACTTCAGACCAGATTGATCACCAGTCTTACTTGGTCGGCAGTCACAGCATATTTTGAGCGGCTGAGGGTGGGGCTGGGAATGAAGTCTCTGTGTCTCTCACGTTATTCGGCAGCCTATATGTTCCTTTTCTGTAGCCGACAATATTCTGGCCCACTAGCAAAAGATAAAGAGACAGGAAAGAAAGATAGTGGAGGTTAACAACATTATTAAAAGACTTCTCGGTGTCATTGACATTTTTCCAGGGGCTCACAGGACACGTCCACGCGTGCTGGTACTTTTGCAAGGGCTTCATACCCAAAATCGGCTACGAATCTGATGGGACGCCGTGCACAGTGAGTTCATGTAGCAGTAGCTTTGAggtcccgttctgcagaaaattcaaTAGCGTACGTTGTGGTTGTTATGAGCGACAATTCCGGATTGGCTGAAAAGGCGACTACGACACTTGTGAAGCGGCGGATTTGAAAATGGATTACAAGGTTATAAAAATGATGATTAGATGCTCGCAACATTACTCAAACGTCGTTAGGAGATGGAAGTATTGATAGTTAATGAATTTCGTCTAAAAGATAATTGGAATAGTTATTCAGGAATCGAACCCTTAGGTTACGATTTAGACAAGCCACCCATAAACCGCGCAGTTTCGTAGTTTCGTTAAAGCGGATCTTTATGTgtatgtcgtgtggtctttcacatggcatggaaacagtgtccgtgtcaTAACGCGACAGCgctatacccttaaaggcggagcttaagtgtcctgcACATTTTTAACTCTTTCGCTACGTGGCCCGACTGCTGTTTGCTCTAAACTGTGTAAAGCTTCTAGTATCGCAGAGCAAGGCACAGAGCTATAGTGAGCAACGCAGAGTCACTTAACTGCAAAAATAGATGATAATTGTTTGTGGAAGCTCAAAATTTCACTTCCTTGTGAGTTCACATCTCTAACAGAACAGAAACCTCGTGATCTGAAAGCGTACTATTGTCTGCCCATTGACGCGGCTGAGCAATAAAAGGTCGAACAGCCTCCGGACAAGAAAAGGTGATTAGAGTGATAACTAAATCAGAGAATTTCTCTGAGGTACGACCACGGTTGGTAAAACCCTTCACACCCTTAATATGACGTAGCAGAAAATTGCCGCTTTCTCTTGGGgactatttcagatatagcacctgtcttactgcacattccattgcatactttttttttcttcgctggttctaagtcctgcacgtatatatatatatatatatatatatatatatatatatatatatatatatatatatatatatatatatatatatatatatatatatatatatatatgtgtgtgtgtgtgtgtgtgtgtgtgtgtgtgtgtgtgtgtgtgtgtgtgtgtgtgtgtgtgtgtgtgtgtgtgtgtgtgtgtgtgtatatgtaataacgtgacaatctgttggccttgtcaattaggggtgggagcctcgtcaagctactgagtttgtggctttttgctcctaccctagcatttttttctgctcttcaggacaaaaaatgctgaataaagttgattgattgattgattgattgattgattgattgatattggGCGCTTTCGGGAATACGTCCATGTGGCTATGCCATGGAGGAGGCCTGAATTATCATGGCCATAGAGCAGGTGCTTTAACTGGTTGGGGTGTCAAGGGAAGAGCGTATTTAAGCTATCGGTGTTCTTTATCACCTCGGCTGAAAGCGATACGTGGGGAAGGTTTTTGCAAGTCGGTGCACCATGCAGTTGAGGAGAAATCATATGCGTTCATCAAGTTCCTAAATGTGACCAAGCCAAAATTAAAATCGCCATGAGCCAGCAGCTAGGACAAATAATTGCTGATTGACAATTAAAGATTTCTTATAGCAACTCTTGGTGCTTTAAGCAAGGAGTATTTGCAACTTCGCGTTCTCTTTTTGTTTCGCGGGATTGGCTCGATGAATAAAGACGTTTGGTCGCAACACATTTACGTGAAATTGGACAGAGTGGAGGTGACCGTCTTCTAAATTTAATTCGAGCTTGCAGAGAGAGGGAGATAAAACATTTTTTCCCCACAAAAAGCCGGTATCTGTGTTCTTGGCATCCTGTAGCGCTTCATCAATGTACTGAAAATTGGTCCGAGGGGCTGGCGGAGTGTGCTATTAGAACTGGGCTTGATCGAGTTTCTGCAGCTTCAGGGCTCAGGTTTGTTTTCCTTTTCAAGACTTGTCGGTGGGCTTAGCCATTGCGCCCAGTTGTGAGGCGAGGGGAAAAGATCAGATTACATGTGGGTTGAGGAGGAAAAACATGCAGTATACCATACGCAATGATGGCATCCCTGGCTGCCATCCCTGCCGCTTGGATATCGACAAGGGGCGAGGTTTCGATGTTGATAAATAGGAAGAACATATTTGTTTTGATAATTAAATACTGTGGGACTGAATGTGTCCGAAGATGTACTGTAAAAAACTGAATCGAAGCGCAGCGACCAGTAAAGCCTTTTGAGCCACATGAGCAATAAGAATAGACGTAAGAAATGGCCTAATGGGATGAAGGAAGCTGCCTGTGATTTTAATGGACATAAACTTAAAGAACATCGTCTGAAGGCCTTCTGTAAAGTGCCTGTTTCTCCACCTTCATTGATTTTTATTGTGTTGAGAAATAATTGCACcaaagaaaaggaaagattaATTCAGGATAATTCCCGCCATGCTCTTCCTTCTGTATTTCTGACCTTATTCTAGAAATTCTTCCGGCCCGGCGCCTGCAAGTATGGAGACTGTGTAACAGACGTTCCTCCCGACCCGACTCTTCGGAAACCGTCAGGACCCGGTGGAGTCAGCGGCCGCCGTGGGTCGTCAGAAGGCGGCCCTAACAGCAAATCAGTTGAACAGCCACAAAGCAAATCTACACGAAAGAAGGTGCCTCCGTTCAAGAGGCAGACACAAAAATACAGGACTACCGGAGGGCCGACCAATGTGAATCCGCCGAGGAGGTTCGGATAACTGCGCAGAAAGCACCGTGAACACAGCCGATCACCAGTCAATTTGCAGCTGTGCTTGGACCTGACAATAAGCTTTGGATGCAATGAGCGCCGTACATTCTTCGCTAGGATACTTTTAACCAGCCGAGCTTTTTGTGCACATGAAGAAAGCCCTTTTACCGTACATGAGCTGTGTGTTGTACCGGCTGCATTTTCTGTCAAGTCTTTTGCCTCTTGAGCATTTGTAAACCTAAATATTGATTCCAGAAACGAAACCCTGGCATCACAGGGAGCGATTGGGTTTGAGAACTGCATAGATAgggaaaaaatgcaaaaaatatggTCGTCATTCGCGTTTTAGTGGCGATCATTGTGTCTGCTCTCTTGCCTAGTGGCGTGTGTATTTGGGTAAAAGGTTGTTaccgggagagggggggggggtacaatgaTAAACCTAGAGTACATGAGCAGGCTGAAACGTAATAACTAATGTTACGCGTAGAATTATCCCGTACGTTGGGAAATGACTGCAAACCATTTCTCGCAGGTCAAATACAAATAGCTGCCGCTCTGATGCAGCGATAACTGCAATACGTACGTGCCGTATTTGCCTAAAGCAATCAGACACAGATGTTTGCTTCTCAGTCGGATAGTGAAGCTCTTAAACGGTACCCTCTGAAGAAGAAAAGGTATCGAAATGAATTAGATGCTAAGGTGCGCCATCAGTGCTCCGCTAGATGACTAAGAAGCAAACTCCATTGGTTGGTTACTTTTGTCAAAGACGGTGCCAACGCAAGATGAACCATTCGTTGAAGTAATTTCGAAGCGATCCCGCTTGACTGAGAGTTCATACGACAATTCACCAACTGGCACGAACGATACTTCTGATTAAACTTGCAAAAAAtttgattttttgttttctgccaaCATCGAATGTCAAAGCCTCATTATTCAGCGACTGAAATGCTTTCCTTCCCTTTGGTAAAGATGGAACATTTTAGGTTTCGAAGTCAAATGACGAGAGGGGACGCCCCTGATGCCTTCGAAGCTTACACTTGCTCGCATTTGTGTTATAAAAATGATGTCAAAATCAAAACTGGGAAGTTGCCAAAGCTCAATTAGTCCTTCAACTGCTCCCAGGCAAAGCAAGAAAGATACAACTGCAGGCTCTATTGAGCGTTCGCATGTTTTATTGGGCGCTTTTCTTTGATCAAGTGAACCATGCGATTTCTTGATTTCTGTGCAGTTGTGATGAAACTTTTCCGTTCTTACTAGTTCCATACCTTAAAACAAACATGCGTAAGACTATTTCGGTCACGTATTTCTACACCTTTGCTACTGGAAGCGACGCCAGTGATCTGCTTTGTTAGATAGACAGTGGCACTTGATTCTCGGGTAGGGTGAAATGTCGAACGTTCTTTTTTGTGCATAAATGCTCGCACAAATCATTTGTTCACGGCACGACGTCTTTTTTCCGCCAACGGGCCGCAACAAAGCTCAAGAAGTGTCTCCACGGGTGAACCCAAAATGCCAACCAATGATTTAACCACGTTGTCTGGAAGCGCCCACCAAAAAAGACCTTTTAAGAATGCGCATGTTCGAATTACCAGCTCAGTCACAGGGATCACTTGCAGTGATCGTACCATGGCCTGACCTAACAGCTTGTCATACTGCCGGCCAAGTCACACGCCATTTAAAATATCACATTTGCCTTGCATTGTGTAAACTCGGATTGCGGGAGGGGGAAAGTCGCCGAAACAATTTTCCTAAAAGGGGTGGAAAACAGATCACAAAAGTGACTACAGCAGCAAACTGACAAGCAAAGAGTAGAAAAACTGACACTGTTACTGACATCATGACTAGTGGCAGCTGAATAGAAGTTTAAGTGCATTTTGTTTCTGCCGCAGAATTGAAGGAaattagtttttatttttaaggTTAAATATATCTCACTGTCATCTTTAGTTACATTTCACCCATTACTAGAAAAATATAAGTAAGAAGGCTGACCTTCTTGTCAGTTTCACCTGCTTAGAAATGCAAAGCTACTGAACCATGATGGTAAAAATATACACAGTAGGCCTTTTTCTAGGAGAGCTTTATTCTTTCCGAACACTAAAATTTATCGTTCcggaaaaaatgccaaaactatatatatatatatatatacgctagAATACTATAATACCAGTTTagtaaaagaaaagaagggacTGGAAAATGCAATAACACAGACCCGAATAGGTTACATGTGGCAGTTGCCAAGCAAAAGTGTTTTAAACACGCTTAAAAATACATGCGAAGTGTAGGGcctaccctgtgcccttaacaaGATTTTGATGGATTTACTTCCTGCAGCAT
Protein-coding sequences here:
- the LOC144118917 gene encoding uncharacterized protein LOC144118917 isoform X1; amino-acid sequence: MGKRAIRLFVLGLSLLQLFTGLFAEKCEKKFLRRLGLTGHVHACWYFCKGFIPKIGYESDGTPCTKFFRPGACKYGDCVTDVPPDPTLRKPSGPGGVSGRRGSSEGGPNSKSVEQPQSKSTRKKVPPFKRQTQKYRTTGGPTNVNPPRRFG
- the LOC144118917 gene encoding uncharacterized protein LOC144118917 isoform X2 gives rise to the protein MGKRAIRLFVLGLSLLQLFTGLFAEKCEKKFLRRLKFFRPGACKYGDCVTDVPPDPTLRKPSGPGGVSGRRGSSEGGPNSKSVEQPQSKSTRKKVPPFKRQTQKYRTTGGPTNVNPPRRFG